The Ischnura elegans chromosome 1, ioIscEleg1.1, whole genome shotgun sequence genome contains a region encoding:
- the LOC124153706 gene encoding protein ANTAGONIST OF LIKE HETEROCHROMATIN PROTEIN 1-like, protein MFEIDEDTAMYLGIMLMTSGYMLYKRRKRWYNRRWWVRPINQDREQRGAYSNIFAAMRTMDEEEFFKYTRMSRRQFDTLVKLLTPLLKKRSQRKALSVGQRLAMTLKYLAHGGSTSALGWEYYVAKSTAQKVLKETGQAIWRALSPKYLKRPQEEDWRRIADGFYSKWNLPNCVGAIDGKHIAIQAPSNAGSLFFNYKKNA, encoded by the exons atgttcgaaatcgacgaggatacGGCCATGTACCTTGGTATCATGTTAATGACATCAGGGTACATGCTGTACAAAAGAAGAAAACGGTGGTACAACAGGAGATGGTGGGTTAGGCCAATTAATCAAGACCGGGAGCAACGAGGGGCATATTCCAACATTTTCGCGGCTATGCGGACCATGGACGAGGAGGAGTTTTTTAAATACACAAGGATGAGTCGAAGGCAATTCGACACATTAGTGAAACTCCTGACTCCGTTGCTCAAGAAAAGAAGCCAGAGGAAAGCTCTTTCCGTTGGTCAGAGACTGGCGATGACTCTTAA ATACTTGGCACATGGAGGTAGCACAAGTGCACTGGGGTGGGAGTACTACGTGGCTAAGTCAACTGCACAAAAGGTGCTGAAGGAGACAGGCCAAGCCATTTGGAGAGCTCTCTCTCCAAAGTATTTGAAGAGACCTCAGGAGGAAGACTGGCGACGCATTGCAGACGGCTTTTATTCAAAATGGAACCTCCCCAATTGCGTTGGTGCTATTGACGGCAAGCATATTGCCATACAGGCACCCAGCAATGctggaagtttattttttaattataaaaaaaacgcaTAG